The proteins below are encoded in one region of Anaerolineales bacterium:
- the lexA gene encoding repressor LexA: MKAFIEEYFADHGYAPSYREIMKHVGIPSLSVVRYNLERLQREGLLERDPRVARGIRPRRTPEQQSIRVWGYIQAGEPTPVPGVSEPLFGEDEALSISQDLLPRDADLFALVVRGDSMIDAMVHDGDYVILKPQREARNGEMVAVWIKNREETTLKYFYLENGKVRLQPANPSMQPIVIENPDENLEIRGKVVMVIRPIEKRLPLAQ, encoded by the coding sequence ATGAAAGCCTTCATCGAGGAGTACTTCGCCGATCATGGCTATGCACCCTCGTACCGGGAGATAATGAAGCACGTGGGGATTCCATCCCTTTCCGTAGTGCGCTACAACCTCGAGCGCCTGCAGCGCGAGGGGCTTCTGGAAAGGGATCCGCGGGTCGCCCGCGGGATCCGTCCGCGGCGGACGCCCGAACAGCAATCCATCCGCGTTTGGGGTTACATCCAAGCCGGCGAGCCCACACCGGTTCCCGGCGTCAGCGAACCCCTCTTCGGCGAAGACGAAGCTCTGTCCATCTCCCAGGATCTCCTTCCACGGGATGCCGACCTGTTTGCGCTCGTCGTCCGGGGGGATTCGATGATCGACGCGATGGTACACGACGGCGACTACGTCATCCTGAAGCCCCAACGCGAGGCGCGCAACGGGGAGATGGTTGCGGTTTGGATTAAAAATCGTGAAGAAACCACGCTTAAATATTTCTATCTCGAAAACGGAAAGGTCCGGTTGCAGCCGGCCAACCCCTCGATGCAGCCGATCGTAATCGAAAATCCCGATGAAAACCTGGAAATCCGCGGCAAGGTGGTGATGGTCATCCGCCCGATTGAAAAGCGGTTGCCGTTGGCCCAGTAA